Below is a genomic region from Nitrospirota bacterium.
GGCTCCTCGCCGGTGGAATGAACGTCATAGACATTGGAGTCTGTCCCTCGCCGCTGGTGTATTTCTCGTTGTTTCAGCTGCCGGTTGACGGCGGCATCATGATCACCGGGAGCCACAATGCGGCAGAGTACAACGGATTCAAGATCTGCATCGGAAAAGACACGATTCATGGAGAGGAGATCCAGGCCCTTCGAGTGGTGATGGAGGCTGGCTCCTTTGTGTCTGGCGCCGGGCAGCTCTCGGAACATCCCATCATTCCCGACTATCTGGCCTATATCAAGAAAAGCTTTGCCCACGTTAATGCGAAGCGCCTGCATGTTGTCATCGACTGTGGGAACGGTGTGGCGGCCTTGGTGGCGAAAGAGGCCTTGGAATTTTTGGGCTGTCATGTCACAGGGCTCTATTGCGATCTCGACGGGCGATTCCCCAACCATCATCCAGACCCCACGGTCTTAGAGAATCTCGACGATCTGATTCAGGCCGTCAAACAGCACAAGGCCGATGTCGGGATCGGCTATGACGGAGATGCCGATCGCATCGGGACCATCGACGAGCAGGGGGATGTGTTGTGGGGTGACCGTCTGATGGTGGTCTACGCACGCGATATTCTGGCGGCAATGCCAGGGAGCACCATCATCTCTGAGGTCAAATCGTCACAGAGCCTCTATGACGATATTGCGAAGCAGGGGGGCCGTCCGATCATGTGGAAGACCGGCCATTCCTTGATCAAAGCGAAGATGAAGAGCGAGCAGGCGGTCTTGGCCGGCGAAATGTCCGGGCATATGTTTTTTGCCGATCGGTACTTCGGGTACGACGACGCGATTTACGCCTCATGCCGGTTAGTGGAGATTTTGGCCAAGACCACTCAGCCGCTCTCTGCCTTGGTCGCGGACCTTCCGAAGACCTCTGTTACTCCTGAGATCAGGGTTGACGTGTCGGACTCCATCAAGTTCAAGCTGGTCAAATATGTGCAGGATCGGTTGGCAATCTGTCTGAAGACCCGCGAAGCGCTCGGTCCTGCCAAGTTGGTGCTACGCGATGTCGTCACGATTGATGGGGTCCGCGCTATTTTCGACGAGGGCTGGGGCCTAATTCGAGCCTCGAATACCCAGCCGGCCCTCGTGTTGCGGTTTGAAGCCACCTCGCCGGAGCGATTGGCCACGATCCGCGCAGTGATCGAAGGCGAATTAACTGCAGCCAAGCAAACCCTTGGCTCCTAGTCGGCACCAGCCAGCGAGTTTTCTTTTTCGATATGTGTTGGCTCCTGCCTGGCTCGTCCTGGCATGCCTGATCTTGGGTGCCATGAGCGACGCGGTCTCATGGACTGGGCCTAGCGGCGATCCTCCATCAGTGAGACCCTTCCAAGTCGGAGAACGTTTCACCTACGAGATCTCTTGGCTGAATATCACAGCCGCCACAGCGGTGCTGGAAGTAACTGCTGCTGGCACGGACGGAGATCAGCCGCTGGTGAAACTGGTCACCACGGCACACTCGAGTCCCACGGTCACCAAATTCTTTCCCGTAGATAATCGGGTAGAGTCAATACTGGATCCCGCTACGCTGCTTCCGGAGCACTTGACCTTCAAGCGGCGAGAAGGGAAGAAGAAAGAAGACATCGAGTACACATTCCATCAGAAAGAGGGGTCGGTCACGGCGGTCAAAGGTGGGACGACGGAAATGTTTCAGATCCCACCTGGCACCCAAGACGTCATCTCCTGTCTCTATTATGCGCGCAGCGCATTGTCGTTACAGCCAGGCTCTTCTCTGACGATGAACGTGCATCACGATAAGAAGAACCACAAGCTGGACGTACGTGTTGAGGAGATCGAGACCATCAGCAGTCTATGGGGTAAGGTCGAAACGGCCCGCGTGTTGGTCGTCATGCCGTTCCAAGGTGTCTTCCTCAACCAGGGCAACATCCGGGTATGGTTTACCAACGATGACCGACGCATTCCTGTCAGGATGAAGGCGAAGGTGATCATCGGGTCGATTGTGGCGGATCTTGTGAGCGGGTTGCCCTCGGCGGCTCCTGTGAAGTGAAGGACTGGAAGTTCCATTGCCCACCTCACATAAAACAGCTATACTTGCGCCAGGTTAGGTCATTTTTCGCGGTCTTGTAACGAGTAAGGATCACCGTACTGATTCATGGCACAGCAGGCTCTTACCCTCGAACGGTTTATCAGCCTTAACCAGCCAGCATTTCCAGGGGGGGCTAGTGTCCTCACGGGGTTGCTGTCTCAGATCGGCCTTGTCGGGAAATACCTGGCTCATGATCTTCGCCGCGCCGCGCTCCTGGATATGCTCGGCACGACCGGTACGACCAATGTTCAGGGCGAAACGGTTAAGAAGCTCGACGAGATTGCCAATGAGACCTTTGTCAGGCTGTTGCAACAGAATGGGCAGGTTTGTGCCTTGGCCTCTGAAGAGATGGAGCAGCCGATCATCCTGCCGCGTAGCGGGGCGCAGGGATCCTATATGGTCCTGTTCGATCCCTTGGACGGCTCGTCCAATACGGATGTGAACATGCCACTTGGCTCGATCTTTTCCATCGTCATAAAACAGAGGCCTGATGACGTGCTGAGCGAGAGTGATCTTGTGCGGAAGGGGACAGAGCAAGTCGTAGCAGGCTATCTCCTCTTTGGCGCCAGCACGATGCTGGTCTTTACCACGGGCCAGGGGGTGCATGGGTTTACGCTGGACCCGGAGAGTGGAGACTATCTCCTCTCCCACAAAGCGATCACCATGCCGGCTCGGGGGAAGGTCTATGCGGCCAACGAGGGGAATTACCACAAGTGGCCTGGCGGAACGCAGAAGTATTTCGACTATCTGAAAGTCAAAGATAAGGCGACCGGGCGACCCTACAGTGGGCGCTACTCCGGTTGTTTAGTCGCGGATGTGCATCGGATCCTTCTCGGGGGAGGGATCTATCTCTATCCCGGTGAGCTGGACAAACCGGAGGGAAAGCTTCGGTTGCTGTATGAAGCGAATCCCTTGGCCTGGATTGTGGAGCAGGCAGGCGGGCGGGCCAGTACCGGCACGATGCGCATCCTCGACGTGGAGGCCAAGCAGCTTCATCAGCGGGTGCCGTTGATCATCGGCAGCATGGACGACGTGCTGGAAGCGGAACGTCATATTCAAGGTCAAGCGTAACGACAAGAGCCGTTTGAGGAGGGGACACATGGCAGATCGCGTACAGGACATTCTCAGCTGGTACAGCAACGACAACGCCGGAACGAAAACAAATATTGCCAGGCTATTGCGGCATGGCAAGTTGGCTGGGACCGGCAAGCTGGTGATTCTCCCGGTGGACCAGGGATTCGAGCATGGCCCGGCCAGGAGTTTCGCCGTCAACCCAGGCGGCTATAATCCTCTCTATCATTTTCAGTTGGCCATCGACGCTGGCTGTAATGGCTATGCGGCGCCGCTGGGATTTCTGGAAGCAGGAGCCGCGCAGCATGCCGGGCAAATCCCGCTCATCCTGAAGCTCAACAGCCACGATTCTTTGCATGACGACAAGGATCCCATGCCGTCAGTCACGGGGAGCGTCTCGGATGCTTTGCGTCTGGGCTGTGTCGCCGTGGGGTTCACGATCTATCCAGGCTCCGCCCATTGCAATGCGATGTATGAACAGCTTCGCGAAATTGCAGAAGACGCCAAGGCCTGCGGATTGGCGGTCGTTGTCTGGTCCTACCCCCGTGGTTCTGCCTTGAGCAAGGAAGGGGAAACGGCGATCGATGTGGTGGCTTATGCGGCTCAGATTGCCGCCCAGCTCGGCGCCCATATCATTAAGGTCAAGCTGCCTTCGGCGCATCTGGAGCAGGCCGCGGCGAAGAAGGTCTATGAAGCGACGCAATTGCCGATCAAGACGTTGACAGAGCGGGTCAAGCACGTGGTGCAGAGCGCGTTCGACGGACGGCGCATTGTGATTTTCTCCGGCGGCGCCAAGAGCGAAGATCAGAACGTGTTCGAGGAAGCGCGCGCGATTCGCGACGGCGGCGGGTTCGGTTCCATCATCGGGCGGAACTCGTTCCAGCGTCCCAAGCCGGAGGCGATTAAATTTCTCCACACCATCATGGGGATCTATTCCGGCGAGAGTAAGTAAGGCGTCGGCGTTTCGCGCCACGAATGGTGGATCGGTCGTATGAAGCATGAAGGATCGTTGATACCTATGAAGTCACGTCGGCCTTGGGTTGTTCCGTTCACGCTGATTGCCGTGGGCATCGTCATCGGGATTGTGGTGGCGTCCGATATGGGCTGGCTGCCGAACGGCACAGCCGGGCCAGAGCCGGTTCTTGCCCCCCTCGCTCGTCCCGTGGCCACGGTGCCACAGTTGCCGATGTCCGGAGGAAGCGGGAAGAACTTCGTCGAGATTGCGAAGTCGGTTAAGCCGGCTGTCGTCAACATTGCCGCGACACGCACCGGCAAAGCGGGAGAGGGCCCTCAAGGCTCACCCTTCGATGATCCCTTCTTTCGGCGCTTTTTCGGAGACGAACTCAAGCGCGATATGCCGAAAGAACGCAAGGAAAAGGGCCAGGGGTCCGGGGTCATTGTGGATCCCAGCGGATTGATCATTACCAATAATCATGTGGTGAACAAGGCAGACGATATTCGCGTCGTGCTGTCCGATAAGCGCGAGTTTAAGGCCAAGCTGATCGGCACGGACTCGAAAACAGATATTGCCGTGATCAAGATCGAGGCGACGGGCCTGTCGCCCATCGCCTGGGCCGATTCCGATCAATTGGAAGTCGGCGAGTTCGTGCTGGCGGTGGGCAGTCCATTTGGTCTGACCCAGACTGTAACGATGGGTATTGTCAGCGCGGTCGGGCGAGCCAGTATGGGGATCGCCGAATATGAAGACTTCATCCAGACCGATGCGGCGATCAATCCGGGTAATTCAGGCGGAGCCCTGGTGAATGTTCGCGGGGAGCTGGTCGGCATCAATACGGCCATCTTCAGCCAGAGTGGCGGGAATATGGGAATCGGGTTTGCCGTCCCCAGCAACCTGGCGCATTCGATTATGGATCAGCTGGTTCGAACAGGAAAAGTCGTGCGCGGCTGGCTAGGCGTATCGATTCAAGAGCTGTCGCCTGAGTTGGCGGCGCAATTCGGCATTACAGAAACGAAGGGCGTGCTCGTCAGCGATGTGATGGATGACAGCCCGGCAAAGAAGGCGGGATTCGAACGGGCGGATGTGATCGTGGAATTCGACGGCAAGCCGATGGATTCCCCTACGCATCTGCGCAACGCCGTCGCGCAAACTCCGCTCGGGAAAAAGGTCTCGATCAAACTGATCAGAGACAAGAAACACAAGACGTTGGACGTGACGATCGTCGAGCAGCCCAAGTCGATGACGCAGTCCGGATCAGAGGAGAGCGAGGAGTCGATCGCGCCGACCGGGGTCCTCTCCGATCTTGAGGTGCATGAGCTCACGGAGGAGTTGGCTAGCCGGTACGGGATCAAGTCGTCCGAGCGAGGTGTGGTCGTGACGCGGGTCAAGCCAGGCAGCACGGCTGAGGAAATCGGCGTGAGGGAAGGCGACATTATTCTGGAAGTGAATCGAAAGGCTGTGACCTCGCTCAAGACCTATGAACGGCTGCGGTCCGGTCTGTCCAAAGATCAAGCGGTCCTCTTGTTGGTCAAGCGGCAGGGCCGATCCCTCTATCTCACGCTCAGGCCCTGAGGACCGTGGAAGATCCCGCGCGAGAGGAGCCAGTGGCCAATCAGGTGATCGCTCTCGTGCCCGCTGCCGGGCGCGGGCTCAGGATGGGCGGTTCGACCCCTAAACAGTTTTTGGCGCTGGGCGGCGAGCCGCTCATCATCCAGTCTTTGTTGGCCTTGCAAGCCGCAGCGGTGGTTGACCAGATCATTCTCGCCGTTCCGTCCGCGGACATCGACTATTGCCAGCGTGAGATCGTCGCGAAGCATCGATTCACAAAAGTGACGAAGGTGGTGGCCGGCGGCGCTGAACGTCAGGATTCGGTGCGGCATGCGCTGGCGGAAGTTCCCTCAGGCACAGAGATCGTGCTCGTCCATGACGCGGTCAGACCCTTTCTGACCCAAGGGATGATCGACGAGGTGGTGGCAGTGGCGAGGAAGCATGGCGCGGCGATCGTCGCCCTTCCCATGAGGGATACGGTGAAACAGGTCCGGCCTGATGGGATGATCGAACGAACGGTCGATCGGACGCCCTTGTGGCTCGCGCAGACTCCGCAGGCCTTTCGACGGGATTGGATCGAGGAAGCTCATCGGAAAGCGCATGCCGAAGGGGTGCGGGCTACGGATGACGCCTTCCTGGTGGAATGGCTCGGGCATGCTGTGGCGGTGGTCGAGGGGAGCGGGGAGAATATCAAAGTGACGAGGCCTGAAGATCTGGTGATCGGCGAGGCCATTCTGGCATCGAGGGTGAAGGCACGTGGAACTGGCATCTCTCACTGACGAACGGCGCATGGCGAATTACGAGGAGAGCCTATGACGATGCGGGTTGGTTGCGGGTACGATATCCATCCCTTGGGAGCAGGGCGCAAGCTGATTCTTGGCGGGGTCGAGGTGCCGCACAGCAAGGGACTGTTGGGCCATTCCGATTCCGACGCTTTGGTCCATGCCCTCTGCGATGCCTTGCTCGGTGCGATGGGGGAGGGAGATTTGGGGCGGCACTATCCCAGCTCCGATCAACGGTTCAAAGATATTTCAAGCCTCAAGCTGCTGGAGGATGTGGTCGGGAAGCTGCGGGCCAAGGGGTATCGCATTGTGAACGTGGACACCATCGTGATCGCGCAAGCCCCCAGGCTCAGTTCCTACTTGACGGCGATGCAGAAGCAGATGGCGCTAGTGCTCGGGGTTGATCCGGATCTGGTCAATGTGAAGGTCAAGAGCGGCGAGGGCATTGGCATGATCGGTCGGGAGGAAGGGATCGCCGCCCAGGCGGTCTGTTTGATCGAACGGGCTTCTGCAGCGTAAGGTAGCCTTTATGCTTCTCAAAACCATTCAAGAAGATCTTCGTGCAATATTCGACCGGGACCCCTCGGCGACCAGCTGGTTTGAAGTCGTGCTGACCTATGCCGGCTTCCATGCCATGTTGGCCTATCGCGTGTCCCATTGGCTCAAGGCCCATCGCGTTCCGTTTCTCCCTCGTTTCATTTCTCAGCTCGCCCGTTGGCTGACGGGGATCGAGATCCATCCGTCGGCGAAGATCGGCCGGGGATTCTTTATCGACCATGGCATGGGTGTCGTGATCGGCGAGACGGCGGAGATCGGGGACTTTGTGACGCTCTTTCAAGGCGTGACGCTCGGCGGAACGGGCAAAGAGCGGGGCAAGCGGCATCCGACGGTGGGGAACCATGTCGTGGTCGGAGCCGGAGCCAAGATTCTGGGCGGAATCACGATCGGCGATAATGTGAAGATCGGCGCCAATTCGGTGGTGCTGAAGAATGTCGCGGCTAACTCCACCGTGATTGGCGTGCCGGCCCGCGTGATTAAAACGCAGGGCGAGCGGCTACCAGATGCCACCATGGACCATATCAACCTGCCAGACCCCATTAGTGACAGACTCTTGTCGCTCGAACAGGAGTTGATCGAACTTCGCAAGAAGCTGGAGAGTCAGGATTCCCCCCGCCTGTTCTAGCAGGATGCTGAAAAAGGCTGCCAGCTTCGTTCTCAGCTCATCGAAATCCTCACCGTACCCCTGAGGGTACGCCTCCGGTTTCGACTCGCCTGCGGCCTTGCTGACAGCCTTTTTGAGCATCCTGCGAGTCTGCCTGCCACCACGATCCCCCGCTAGTCATAATCCACCCGCGTGAGACAGAGTCCATGAGGCGGAGCGGTTACTCCTGCTGCTCGCCGGTCCTTGGCCTTCAGGACCTCTGTCAGGCTGTGGGGCGTCCGTTTACCCAACCCGACTTCGACGACCGTTCCCACCATCGCGCGAACCATATGTTTCAGAAACCGATCGGCATAGGCTTCAATACGGATTTCCTCGCCCTGACGCAGAATGGCAAATCGCTGTAGCTGGCAGATGGGATTGGTGTTGTCCGTGAGACTTCCCTCGAAGGAGGAAAAGTCCTGCGTTCCGATGAGCGAAGCCGCCGCCTCTTGCATGGCCGCTTCGTCCAGTGGCCGGTAGATGTGCCAGACGAACGCACGATCGAGGGTGGGCTTGGGCTGGCGATGGAGGATTCGATAGGTGTAGAGCTTGCCTCGCGCGTCGTGCTGGGCATGAAAGCGGTCGTCCATGAGGGAAGCGGCGCGCACGGCAATATCGTTCGGCAACACGGCATTGAGCGATCGCATCCAGCTGGTCGCGGGCCAATCGCAGCCGGTGCGAAAGCTGGCGACTTGTCCGAGCGCATGCACGTCGGAGTCCGTGCGGCCTGCGCCGATGATAGCGACCGTGGCGTGGCTGACCTGGTGGATGGCTTGTTCGATGGCCGCTTGGACCGTGGGTTGGTCAGGCTGACGTTGCCAGCCTGCATAGCCGGTTCCGTCATACTCGACGACTAACTTTACGGTTGGCATGGCTGTCGTAGGAGGAACGGCGCGGCGATCATCGCGTGGCCAGCTTGGCTGAGCCGAGGAACGTTTTGACGCTTTCCTCCAACGCTTCCGCGACGCGCGTCGTGAAGAGCCCGGTTCGGAGCATCTCTTCTTCGGACGCATTCGAGATATAGGCGATTTCAGCCAGGATGCTGGGCATGCTGGTGAAGCGGAGCACATAGAACGGCGCGGTCTTGACGCCATGGTCCACCAGCGTATAGTGGCTGTTCAGGGTCGTCACCATGGCTTCCTTGGCGGTCCAGGCCAGTTCGAGGGATTCTTCGATTTTCTTCGACGTGAGGAGATCAGCCACGAGGTATTCCCATCCCACGCCGGTGTTGCTGAGCGGAGTGCCGTTTTCGCGGGCCGCGACTTCGAGCGCCCGTTGATCCTTGGCTGCGCCGAAATGGTAGATTTCAATGCCCTTGACGGAGCGTTTGGTGTGGGAATTGACATGGATCGAGACGAAGAGATCCGCATCCTGTGCATTGGCGAATTTTGCGCGGTTCTCCAGCTCGATGAATTCGTCCCGTTCACGGGTCATGAGGACGCGGATTCCCGGTTGCTTGCTTAGGAGATCGCGCAGCTTCAGCGCTACCTTCAGCGTAATGTCTTTCTCTTCCGTTCCCCGTTGCCCCAAGGCGCCAGGGTCTTTCCCTCCATGCCCTGGATCGATCACGACGGTCTTCACTGGCTTGGTTTGGGGCTGAGTCGGCTGTGGCGGAGCGGTGAGTGATGGCGTCCGGTCAGGCAAGGGTTCTGCAACCAGCGTCGCCAGGGACTCTCTGGGGGGCACGGCATCGATGACCAGCCTGGGAGGGTTGGCCAAGGTGAGTATTTTGTAACTCTGAAATGAACCGGTCGGGAGAGAGATGTCGACCGATCGCTCCGACGTCTGGGTGATGATGAAGGGCTTGGATCGTTCGCCTGATGCAAGTTTCGCTTTGGCGGATGGACTCAATGTGGTGTTGGGAATGGTGATCGTCACTCCCTCGGCCTGAAGAATGGGCTGTTTGCTTGGACGGGCTTTCGAGTCGAGGTCGAGGACGAGCCTCGTCAATCCCGGTGAGCTGGCGGTTCGGACATCTTGAACCGTCACCAGGCCTGGGGCCTGGGGCGTGAGCCGTATTTGGGAGGTATGAGGTTTCTTGGGCTTGGCTGGAGATTTCTGCCGCGCCTCATTCGTGGCGGCAGCGGCGTGGATCAGGTGGAACGGATCGAGGGCAAGACCTGGGAGGCCGAAGAGTCCGACCAGGAAGGCGATGGTGAAGATGCGCCACAAAGCTGATCGCATGGGTGTTGACTGCCTGTAATGGGATATAGAGTTTTTTCTCAGATGTATGCCCCATTGTCAAGGGGATTGGAGGTACGAACCTCTGCGGGGCCGATTGACAGAGGGCGATACGAGCAGTAGGGTCTCTTGCAGGATGCTGAAACAGTCCGCCAGCTTCGTTCTCGCATCGTTCAGACCCTCAACGTACCCCAGGGGTACGCCTCGGGCATTCACTCGCTGCGGCCTTGCTGGACGAACTGTTTGAGCATCCTGCGGGACGATGCTTATGTGGTGGCACCTGTGCGGACTTTCCAAATCCTTGTTTGCCAGAATCTTTCTTCGACAGGTCTTCGGCCATGGCACTCCATTTGATCGTTGATGGGTACAATCTCCTGGCTCAGACGAGTCGGATCGGCGGCGGGGTGAGCCTGCATTCCGAGCAGGCGCGCGAAGCCCTGCTACGCGATCTGGCTGCCTACCGTCAGAGAAAGTCCCATGCCATCACCGTGGTCTTCGATGGATGGCAGCAGGGCTGGGGCACGGAGCGGCGTGAACATCGGCTCGGTCTTGAGGTGATCTTTTCCCGGCGGGGAGAAAAGGCCGATCAGGTGATCCAGCGTCTGGCTGCCGAATATGGGTCCGACTGCGCGGTGGTGAGTTCCGATCGGGAGATCGTCGACTTTGCTAGGGCGCAGGGCGCCTTCGTGATGAAGGCGCAGGAGTTTTCCGGAAAGCTACAGGGGGCGTCGGCCCAGACCGGCGTATTGCTACATAAAGAACTGGATACGGGAGAGGATCTTCGACCGAAACGGGGGCCAGAGAAGCGTGGAAATCCTCGGAAACTGCCCAAGGCGCAGCGTCAGCGCAGCCGGCAGCTCAAACGATTTTGAACAGGCGTTTCGCGTTCTCGGTCGTGATGCGGCCGATGGTTTCGATCGACATGCCTGGCGTCTCGGCGTGAAGCTCCGCCAGCTTCTGCGCGACGAGGGCCACGTAGGCCGGTTCGTTTCGTTTGCCTCTGTGAGGGATGGGCGTGAGGTAGGGGCAGTCGGTTTCGATCAGGAGCCGGTCCAGCGGAGCGGTCTTGGCGATGTCCCGGAGCGTCGCCGCGCTCTGAAAGGTGAGAATGCCGGAGAAGGAGAGATAGAATCCCAGGTCCAGCGCTTCTTTCGCCAGCCAGGCATCCCCTGAGAAACAGTGAAATACCCCGCCGATTTCCGTCGCGCGCTCCTCTTTTAGAATCGCAATCGTATCCTCTTGGGCCTCTCGCGTGTGAATGATCACGGGAAGGCACAGCTCGCGTGCGAGCTGGATCTGCTCGCGGAATCGCTCGCGCTGTTCTTGGGGCGATGAGTGGTTGTAGTGGTAGTCGAGGCCGATCTCTCCATAGGCGACGACTTTTTTGTTCTGCGCCAGACGGCGGAGCTCGTCGTACCAGCCATCGAGGATATGTTTCACTTCATGGGGGTGGACGCCGATGGAGGCATAGACGAAGGGATGTTGTGCCGCTAGCGCCGCCGCTGCTTGGCTGGTGGCCAGATCGCAGCCGATGGTCACGAAGGCCTCGACGCCTGCTTCCCTGGCGCGGGCAATCATGGCCTCACGGTCCTCATTGTAGCGGGCATCGTCCAGATGGGTATGGGTGTCGATGAGCATGCGGGTCTTTATCAGGATGCTGAAAAAGGCCGCCAGCTTCGTTCTCGGCTCATCGAAATCCTCAACGTACCCCTGAGGGTACGCCTCCGGTTTCGATTCGCCTGCGGCCTTGCTGGACAGCCTTTTTGAGCATCCTGTGGTTATTGCGGCTTTAATACTGTACGAAATATTCTCGCATATGTTTCGTGCACACCGAGTTTTTCCGCAACCTGCTAGTGGGGGATCGGCTGAAGACCGAAGTGGTGCTACGCGGGCTTGGTCACGATCGTGTCGGCCAGTTCGTTGAGGAGCGATTCGGTCTCCTCCCAGCCGAGGCAGGCATCGGTGATGGAAACGCCGTGGGCCAGTGTTTTGCCCTGCTGCCAGGTTTGTTTGCCGGGATTGAGGTTGCTTTCGAGCATCAGGCCCATGATGGACTGGCGGCCTTCGCGGAACTGTTTGAGGACATCTCTGGCGACGAGGCTTTGGCGCCGGTGGTCCTTGCTCGAATTGTCGTGCGAACAGTCGATCATGATGGGACGGGCGATGCCGTCGCCTGCCACGACCGCTTCCGCGCGGGCCACATGTTCGGCTTCGTAATTGGTTTTGCCTCCGCCGCCTCGAAGCACGATATGGCGGTCCGGGTTGCCCGTGGTCTTGATGATCGAGGTGAGCCCGTCGGCATTGATGCCCAGAAAATGATGCGGCTGCTTCGCGGCCACCATCGCGTTCCAGGCTACGAGAAGATCGCCCCCTGTGCCGTTCTTGAATCCGACCGGCATCGACAGGCCGCTAGCCATTTCCCGGTGCGGCTGGCTCTCGGTGGTGCGGGCGCCGATGGCGACCCAGCTCCAGAGATCGGCTATATATTGAGGCGACACCGGGTCCAAGGCTTCCGCTGCGCAGGGGATCCCGCGTTTATTGATGTTGAGCAGGATCGTCCGGGCCAGTTCCAGGCCTGTTCCAATATCGCAGGTGCCGTCTAGGTGTGGATCGTTGATGAGGCCCTTCCAGCCAACCGTGGTGCGGGGCTTTTCAAAGTAGGTTCGCATGACGATCAGTAATCGGTCGCGCAACGCATCGGTCACCGGTTTCAATCGGTCGGCATACTCATAGGCGGCCTCAGGATCATGGATTGAACAGGGCCCGACGATGACGAGCAGGCGCTCACGGTCTTGCCCGTGCAGGATGCGGCGAATGGCCTCTCTGGTTTCGATGACCAGGGTGGCGGCTTGGTCGGTAATCGGCAGTTTTGACTTGATCGTCCGCGGCGAGGGCAGCGG
It encodes:
- a CDS encoding phosphomannomutase/phosphoglucomutase; protein product: MGLFREYDLRGIVGQELTDAIAEQVGLAYCTYVKDRGVKTISVGRDGRLSSPGLHKALVRGLLAGGMNVIDIGVCPSPLVYFSLFQLPVDGGIMITGSHNAAEYNGFKICIGKDTIHGEEIQALRVVMEAGSFVSGAGQLSEHPIIPDYLAYIKKSFAHVNAKRLHVVIDCGNGVAALVAKEALEFLGCHVTGLYCDLDGRFPNHHPDPTVLENLDDLIQAVKQHKADVGIGYDGDADRIGTIDEQGDVLWGDRLMVVYARDILAAMPGSTIISEVKSSQSLYDDIAKQGGRPIMWKTGHSLIKAKMKSEQAVLAGEMSGHMFFADRYFGYDDAIYASCRLVEILAKTTQPLSALVADLPKTSVTPEIRVDVSDSIKFKLVKYVQDRLAICLKTREALGPAKLVLRDVVTIDGVRAIFDEGWGLIRASNTQPALVLRFEATSPERLATIRAVIEGELTAAKQTLGS
- a CDS encoding DUF3108 domain-containing protein; translated protein: MSDAVSWTGPSGDPPSVRPFQVGERFTYEISWLNITAATAVLEVTAAGTDGDQPLVKLVTTAHSSPTVTKFFPVDNRVESILDPATLLPEHLTFKRREGKKKEDIEYTFHQKEGSVTAVKGGTTEMFQIPPGTQDVISCLYYARSALSLQPGSSLTMNVHHDKKNHKLDVRVEEIETISSLWGKVETARVLVVMPFQGVFLNQGNIRVWFTNDDRRIPVRMKAKVIIGSIVADLVSGLPSAAPVK
- the fbp gene encoding class 1 fructose-bisphosphatase, encoding MAQQALTLERFISLNQPAFPGGASVLTGLLSQIGLVGKYLAHDLRRAALLDMLGTTGTTNVQGETVKKLDEIANETFVRLLQQNGQVCALASEEMEQPIILPRSGAQGSYMVLFDPLDGSSNTDVNMPLGSIFSIVIKQRPDDVLSESDLVRKGTEQVVAGYLLFGASTMLVFTTGQGVHGFTLDPESGDYLLSHKAITMPARGKVYAANEGNYHKWPGGTQKYFDYLKVKDKATGRPYSGRYSGCLVADVHRILLGGGIYLYPGELDKPEGKLRLLYEANPLAWIVEQAGGRASTGTMRILDVEAKQLHQRVPLIIGSMDDVLEAERHIQGQA
- a CDS encoding class I fructose-bisphosphate aldolase translates to MADRVQDILSWYSNDNAGTKTNIARLLRHGKLAGTGKLVILPVDQGFEHGPARSFAVNPGGYNPLYHFQLAIDAGCNGYAAPLGFLEAGAAQHAGQIPLILKLNSHDSLHDDKDPMPSVTGSVSDALRLGCVAVGFTIYPGSAHCNAMYEQLREIAEDAKACGLAVVVWSYPRGSALSKEGETAIDVVAYAAQIAAQLGAHIIKVKLPSAHLEQAAAKKVYEATQLPIKTLTERVKHVVQSAFDGRRIVIFSGGAKSEDQNVFEEARAIRDGGGFGSIIGRNSFQRPKPEAIKFLHTIMGIYSGESK
- a CDS encoding DegQ family serine endoprotease, whose product is MKSRRPWVVPFTLIAVGIVIGIVVASDMGWLPNGTAGPEPVLAPLARPVATVPQLPMSGGSGKNFVEIAKSVKPAVVNIAATRTGKAGEGPQGSPFDDPFFRRFFGDELKRDMPKERKEKGQGSGVIVDPSGLIITNNHVVNKADDIRVVLSDKREFKAKLIGTDSKTDIAVIKIEATGLSPIAWADSDQLEVGEFVLAVGSPFGLTQTVTMGIVSAVGRASMGIAEYEDFIQTDAAINPGNSGGALVNVRGELVGINTAIFSQSGGNMGIGFAVPSNLAHSIMDQLVRTGKVVRGWLGVSIQELSPELAAQFGITETKGVLVSDVMDDSPAKKAGFERADVIVEFDGKPMDSPTHLRNAVAQTPLGKKVSIKLIRDKKHKTLDVTIVEQPKSMTQSGSEESEESIAPTGVLSDLEVHELTEELASRYGIKSSERGVVVTRVKPGSTAEEIGVREGDIILEVNRKAVTSLKTYERLRSGLSKDQAVLLLVKRQGRSLYLTLRP
- the ispD gene encoding 2-C-methyl-D-erythritol 4-phosphate cytidylyltransferase translates to MANQVIALVPAAGRGLRMGGSTPKQFLALGGEPLIIQSLLALQAAAVVDQIILAVPSADIDYCQREIVAKHRFTKVTKVVAGGAERQDSVRHALAEVPSGTEIVLVHDAVRPFLTQGMIDEVVAVARKHGAAIVALPMRDTVKQVRPDGMIERTVDRTPLWLAQTPQAFRRDWIEEAHRKAHAEGVRATDDAFLVEWLGHAVAVVEGSGENIKVTRPEDLVIGEAILASRVKARGTGISH
- the ispF gene encoding 2-C-methyl-D-erythritol 2,4-cyclodiphosphate synthase, translated to MRVGCGYDIHPLGAGRKLILGGVEVPHSKGLLGHSDSDALVHALCDALLGAMGEGDLGRHYPSSDQRFKDISSLKLLEDVVGKLRAKGYRIVNVDTIVIAQAPRLSSYLTAMQKQMALVLGVDPDLVNVKVKSGEGIGMIGREEGIAAQAVCLIERASAA
- the cysE gene encoding serine O-acetyltransferase, with protein sequence MLLKTIQEDLRAIFDRDPSATSWFEVVLTYAGFHAMLAYRVSHWLKAHRVPFLPRFISQLARWLTGIEIHPSAKIGRGFFIDHGMGVVIGETAEIGDFVTLFQGVTLGGTGKERGKRHPTVGNHVVVGAGAKILGGITIGDNVKIGANSVVLKNVAANSTVIGVPARVIKTQGERLPDATMDHINLPDPISDRLLSLEQELIELRKKLESQDSPRLF
- the truA gene encoding tRNA pseudouridine(38-40) synthase TruA translates to MPTVKLVVEYDGTGYAGWQRQPDQPTVQAAIEQAIHQVSHATVAIIGAGRTDSDVHALGQVASFRTGCDWPATSWMRSLNAVLPNDIAVRAASLMDDRFHAQHDARGKLYTYRILHRQPKPTLDRAFVWHIYRPLDEAAMQEAAASLIGTQDFSSFEGSLTDNTNPICQLQRFAILRQGEEIRIEAYADRFLKHMVRAMVGTVVEVGLGKRTPHSLTEVLKAKDRRAAGVTAPPHGLCLTRVDYD